The following are encoded together in the Bos taurus isolate L1 Dominette 01449 registration number 42190680 breed Hereford chromosome 17, ARS-UCD2.0, whole genome shotgun sequence genome:
- the NOCT gene encoding nocturnin isoform X2 has product MGNGTSRLYSALAKTLNSSAASQHPEYLVAPDPEHLEPIDPKELLEECRAVLHTRPPRFQRDFVALPADGPSSHPPIRVMQWNILAQALGEGKDNFVQCPMEALKWEERKCLILEEILAYQPDILCLQEVDHYFDTFQPLLSRLGYQGTFFPKPWSPCLDVEHNNGPDGCALFFLQNRFKLVNSANIRLTAMTLKTNQVAIAQTLECKESSRQFCIAVTHLKARTGWERFRSAQGCDLLQNLQTITQGAKIPLIVCGDFNAEPTEEVYKHFASSSLNLNSAYKLLSADGQSEPPYTTWKIRTSGECRHTLDYIWYSRQALSVRSALDLLTEEQIGPNRLPSFNYPSDHLSLVCDFTFNEEP; this is encoded by the exons ATGGGAAACGGCACGAGCAGGCTCTACAGTGCTCTCGCCAAGACACTCAACAGCAGCGCGGCGTCCCAGCACCCAGAGTACCTGGTGGCCCCTGACCCAGAGCACCTGGAGCCCATCGACCCCAAAGAGCTCCTGGAGGAATGCAGGGCTGTCCTGCACACCCGGCCCCCACGGTTCCAGAGGGATTTTGTGGCTCTGCCAGCCGATGGCCCCAGTAGCCACCCTCCCATTAGGGTCATGCAGTGGAACATCCTTGCCCAAG ctcttggagaaggcaaagaCAACTTTGTCCAGTGCCCTATGGAAGCCCTCAAGtgggaagaaaggaaatgtctgaTCCTGGAGGAGATCCTCGCCTACCAGCCGGATATCCTGTGCCTCCAAGAGGTGGACCACTACTTCGACACCTTCCAGCCCCTCCTCAGTAGACTGGGCTATCAGGGCACCTTCTTCCCCAAGCCCTGGTCGCCCTGTCTGGATGTGGAGCACAACAATGGACCCGACGGCTGTGCCTTGTTCTTCCTCCAAAACCGATTCAAGCTGGTCAACAGTGCCAACATCCGGCTGACGGCCATGACGCTGAAAACCAACCAGGTGGCCATTGCCCAGACCCTGGAGTGCAAGGAGTCCAGCCGCCAGTTCTGCATCGCCGTCACCCACCTGAAGGCACGCACCGGCTGGGAACGGTTTCGATCAGCTCAAGGCTGCGACCTCCTCCAAAACCTGCAGACCATCACCCAGGGGGCCAAGATTCCCCTGATTGTTTGTGGAGACTTCAACGCAGAGCCCACAGAGGAGGTCTACAAGCactttgcttcctccagcctcaATCTGAACAGCGCCTACAAGCTGCTGAGCGCTGACGGGCAGTCGGAACCTCCGTACACGACCTGGAAGATCCGGACCTCAGGCGAGTGCCGGCACACGCTGGATTATATCTGGTACTCCAGGCAGGCACTCAGCGTGCGGTCAGCCCTGGACCTGCTCACCGAGGAGCAGATTGGACCCAACCGGCTACCGTCCTTCAATTACCCTTCAGACCACCTGTCCCTAGTGTGTGACTTCACCTTTAACGAGGAACCTTGA
- the NOCT gene encoding nocturnin isoform X1, with amino-acid sequence MPSCDVCPSGFGVLFSSRFPWAPRLVNSSSFSVYPMGNGTSRLYSALAKTLNSSAASQHPEYLVAPDPEHLEPIDPKELLEECRAVLHTRPPRFQRDFVALPADGPSSHPPIRVMQWNILAQALGEGKDNFVQCPMEALKWEERKCLILEEILAYQPDILCLQEVDHYFDTFQPLLSRLGYQGTFFPKPWSPCLDVEHNNGPDGCALFFLQNRFKLVNSANIRLTAMTLKTNQVAIAQTLECKESSRQFCIAVTHLKARTGWERFRSAQGCDLLQNLQTITQGAKIPLIVCGDFNAEPTEEVYKHFASSSLNLNSAYKLLSADGQSEPPYTTWKIRTSGECRHTLDYIWYSRQALSVRSALDLLTEEQIGPNRLPSFNYPSDHLSLVCDFTFNEEP; translated from the exons ATGCCTTCCTGTGACGTCTGTCCTTCAGGGTTTGGTGTGCTTTTCTCTTCGAGGTTTCCTTGGGCCCCGAGGTTGGTCAACTCCAGCAGCTTCTCAG TGTATCCCATGGGAAACGGCACGAGCAGGCTCTACAGTGCTCTCGCCAAGACACTCAACAGCAGCGCGGCGTCCCAGCACCCAGAGTACCTGGTGGCCCCTGACCCAGAGCACCTGGAGCCCATCGACCCCAAAGAGCTCCTGGAGGAATGCAGGGCTGTCCTGCACACCCGGCCCCCACGGTTCCAGAGGGATTTTGTGGCTCTGCCAGCCGATGGCCCCAGTAGCCACCCTCCCATTAGGGTCATGCAGTGGAACATCCTTGCCCAAG ctcttggagaaggcaaagaCAACTTTGTCCAGTGCCCTATGGAAGCCCTCAAGtgggaagaaaggaaatgtctgaTCCTGGAGGAGATCCTCGCCTACCAGCCGGATATCCTGTGCCTCCAAGAGGTGGACCACTACTTCGACACCTTCCAGCCCCTCCTCAGTAGACTGGGCTATCAGGGCACCTTCTTCCCCAAGCCCTGGTCGCCCTGTCTGGATGTGGAGCACAACAATGGACCCGACGGCTGTGCCTTGTTCTTCCTCCAAAACCGATTCAAGCTGGTCAACAGTGCCAACATCCGGCTGACGGCCATGACGCTGAAAACCAACCAGGTGGCCATTGCCCAGACCCTGGAGTGCAAGGAGTCCAGCCGCCAGTTCTGCATCGCCGTCACCCACCTGAAGGCACGCACCGGCTGGGAACGGTTTCGATCAGCTCAAGGCTGCGACCTCCTCCAAAACCTGCAGACCATCACCCAGGGGGCCAAGATTCCCCTGATTGTTTGTGGAGACTTCAACGCAGAGCCCACAGAGGAGGTCTACAAGCactttgcttcctccagcctcaATCTGAACAGCGCCTACAAGCTGCTGAGCGCTGACGGGCAGTCGGAACCTCCGTACACGACCTGGAAGATCCGGACCTCAGGCGAGTGCCGGCACACGCTGGATTATATCTGGTACTCCAGGCAGGCACTCAGCGTGCGGTCAGCCCTGGACCTGCTCACCGAGGAGCAGATTGGACCCAACCGGCTACCGTCCTTCAATTACCCTTCAGACCACCTGTCCCTAGTGTGTGACTTCACCTTTAACGAGGAACCTTGA